Within the Phaseolus vulgaris cultivar G19833 chromosome 9, P. vulgaris v2.0, whole genome shotgun sequence genome, the region CCCTAATCCTTATTCCTACTGTATTGCAACTTTATATATGCGTCTGCATTGCAATTATCTATGCAATTGTATTGGTTATATGATTCTAGGAAAATGATAGTTTGATAACCTTAAAGATGTATACAACTGATgagtttagaaataaatatatataatagagGTAAGTTTGGAATTAAATGATATGAATAAGAAGTTTGGTTCtttgtttgtagtgttttttttatgtctAATCACTCAAATCACTGGCTCATCAATTTTTGTGATGCTTTTTTCAGTTGCCAAAACCTAAGCCTCCTACTAAATGGGAAGTTTTTGCCAAAAAGAAAGGTTTGTCTATTCATGCTGCACATGTGACTCTCAAATAATCTTAATGCTGGTTATACGGTCTGTGTTTGGCTTAGTGCTTCCTAATTTTTATTAGTTGAACTGATGTATTTTAACCTCTGTGTGTTATTTTGCAGGCATACAGAATCGGAAGAAAGACAAGATTGTGTATGATGAACAATCCGGAACCTGGAAACGGAGATATGGGTATGATCGTGCAAATGATGAAGATGCTGTACCTATCATCGAGGCAAAAGAAACTGATGGTATATGATCGAACATCCCTTTCCTGGATGTGATAATCTGGAAGTTAGAGAGTATTTATATGTCTATATTTCAAATCATATAGATGTTTATTTAGAccgtttatgtttaatgttattattctcttgactttaacatttttatcttttcatGAATATAAACTTGTAATTAACGTTTTTTGGGTTTGTTTTTGTACACTGATCAGAGCTATATGTATGGCATGTTAGTAATGgtatttttataacattttgtaGATCCAGCAGAGGATCCTTTTgccaaaagaaaagaaaataagaagaaaagaatTGAAAAGCAAGATAAAAATCGACTACAGAACTTGAAAGAAGCTGCTAAATTCGGTGCTTTACCAAGGTTTGTAACATAATGTTCTTCAATTTACCTTGAAGATTTTGTAGCATGGGAATTCTATTTGTTAATGTTCATTATAGTATACATCATTGACTTATAGTTGTGTGCACAATTATTTCATGGATCATGGAcctttgccttttaattttcCATTTGAGTCAATTGTATCTCACCTTTGCTATTGGTGGCATCTCAATTTCATTTAATGTCTGACTTTCGTACATGTTGTAATCTCCCCACCTTTGGGAGCAATTGAGTAATCTAGAGGCAACTGTCCTACCTTAAAAGTGTGCAACTTTCGACTAGTTTGTTGTAGAGTTTTGACCTGGTGTTTCTTGTTTTCCTTTAATatatatctttattatttttctctctgCTATTCAtgatattttcttgattgtaaTGAAATCTGAACAAATTATTATACAGCCATGTTCAGTTGGCAGCTACAGCTTTGCCTATAACAGGAACTCAGGCAGCACCCAAGAAAGTTACAAAGGATGAACTAGGTAATGTAGCAGGAATTGCGGCAACTGCAACAGCCAGTGGTGGgaaatttgacaagaaattgCCTGGTGAAAAGCCTGCAAAACATAAAGGAAAATATCGGAAGGTTGTGCACTGTACACTAAGCATATATAACTGTTTCTCTTAGCCATGTAAATTGTTATGTGTAGAAACATCCATTTTTAACTAAACTGTCTTGTTAACTTCCATTGGTTTGTTTTCATCTAGTTCCTGCCAGTGGTGGAAGGAACCGGGATAGGATCACAAGAGAGAGAGCAAACTGAAAAAATATTGAACAAGATCATGTCCAAGAATTCTCATAACATACTGAACGTTGAAAAGGTACAGTAGATTCATTTAGTGACATGGATTTCAAATTTGCCCTGTTTTATTATTAACCTTTCTTTCGTTAAAATCGTGCTCTCGGAATTCTAGGCCGTCACAATGCACAATGTGAAGAAAGAGAAGAAGCGAAGAAGCGATAAAGGGAAGGCTTCACCAGCTGACAACAAATTGAAACCTGAGAAAAAGTCTTTTAAAAAGGGAAATTTCAAGAAAGGGAAGAAAGGGAAATAGTTTAGGTTTTATTTAAAACAAGTTTTGTAGAGTTCTTGGAAACTGTTTACTGGTTTTTAAGTTTTGTAGGCTAATTTCATCTATCTGTCCCTATCCTCTCTATTTTAAGTGACAAAAAGCTTTTAATTTATCAAACGAATAACATCGTCTATggataaaataaaacatgtatGCATTATTTTAACTGTTATTATTTGTACAGtataaaattcaatatttaGTGTAACTAACGAAATGCATAGAAGAAAACTTCTGtaaaaatataatgtttaaatttgtaaagtGATACTTCGGACATTGCCAGCTTCATTGTTTAAACAACAATTTATTATCCAAATAAATGCAACATTATTCTGCAACGATAGTGAAATTCTTTACTGAACAAGCATGAACTACGTCTCAAAACTAATTTACAAAATAGAAAATGCAAAATTGGAAAGTGGCTATTCA harbors:
- the LOC137820924 gene encoding ribosome biogenesis regulatory protein homolog; the encoded protein is MEMEMEIEAEKQHKFDVDLGNLMAFDSNHTFPSQPPLSREHLVNQCLLKATHLVQAVADALFTLPSTEDVDGPLVNLPAPLTKLPREKHLPKPKPPTKWEVFAKKKGIQNRKKDKIVYDEQSGTWKRRYGYDRANDEDAVPIIEAKETDDPAEDPFAKRKENKKKRIEKQDKNRLQNLKEAAKFGALPSHVQLAATALPITGTQAAPKKVTKDELGNVAGIAATATASGGKFDKKLPGEKPAKHKGKYRKFLPVVEGTGIGSQEREQTEKILNKIMSKNSHNILNVEKAVTMHNVKKEKKRRSDKGKASPADNKLKPEKKSFKKGNFKKGKKGK